A region from the Salicibibacter cibarius genome encodes:
- a CDS encoding TAXI family TRAP transporter solute-binding subunit — MRLNKKAKKFCLLSGSFLLTAGLLTACNSEAEDDEWQHAHISGPTDSGWYPLSTLFSDIWLDELEEADVTVVEGAAIGNIREVNTGVDVQTGFAFVSDFVDGINGEGGFEGEPQENVKALGAFYPTFWNIAVLEDSPYESLEDVVEYGADVIPGNPGDASVQTFHRIFEAMGYDEEDLEEAGVAIDYGGYGDAANQMRDGIIDLTIQGGGPYVPGLTEIDATQSVELLSIPDEVLDELEEQEYGYTTDLEIPADSYSAQTEDVPTVVTWAMMIVHEDMDDDVVYELTKAIWENVDRVEEEQPTRGEWFDPEFAYGEIDDPEENIHPGALRYYEEVGATD, encoded by the coding sequence TTGAGATTGAATAAAAAAGCGAAGAAATTTTGTTTGTTAAGTGGCTCGTTTTTACTCACAGCCGGTCTGTTAACGGCTTGCAATAGTGAAGCTGAGGATGATGAGTGGCAGCATGCCCACATTTCCGGGCCGACAGATTCGGGATGGTACCCGCTGTCCACCTTATTTTCCGACATTTGGCTTGATGAACTGGAAGAAGCCGATGTGACTGTTGTTGAAGGTGCCGCGATTGGCAACATTCGCGAGGTGAATACAGGTGTGGACGTGCAGACCGGATTCGCGTTTGTATCTGACTTTGTTGATGGGATTAACGGGGAAGGAGGGTTTGAAGGGGAACCTCAGGAGAATGTTAAGGCGCTCGGCGCATTTTATCCTACCTTTTGGAACATCGCGGTATTGGAAGACAGCCCATATGAATCCCTGGAAGATGTGGTTGAATATGGCGCAGATGTGATTCCCGGTAACCCGGGCGACGCAAGCGTGCAAACCTTTCATCGAATCTTTGAAGCCATGGGGTATGACGAAGAAGATTTGGAAGAAGCGGGTGTGGCAATAGATTATGGGGGTTACGGTGATGCTGCCAATCAGATGAGGGATGGGATTATTGATCTCACGATTCAAGGCGGCGGTCCTTACGTTCCGGGTTTGACAGAAATTGATGCTACCCAGTCCGTGGAACTTTTGTCCATCCCCGATGAAGTGTTGGATGAGTTGGAGGAACAGGAGTATGGGTATACGACGGATTTGGAGATTCCCGCTGACAGTTATAGCGCTCAAACGGAAGATGTTCCGACCGTTGTGACTTGGGCGATGATGATTGTACACGAGGATATGGATGATGACGTCGTGTATGAACTGACAAAGGCTATTTGGGAAAATGTTGATCGAGTTGAAGAGGAACAACCGACCCGAGGGGAATGGTTCGATCCGGAATTTGCTTACGGTGAAATTGACGATCCCGAAGAAAATATTCATCCCGGCGCATTGCGATATTATGAAGAAGTCGGTGCAACTGACTAG
- a CDS encoding MFS transporter — translation MSGSPAAKQNMGKPFEMNERTILVFWGIGMFLMTMNTTMFNVALPTVITEFQIPSSVATWIVSGYSVVFALSAITFSRLSDYVPIRRLISFGLLVLGISSLIGFFSNSFLFLLLARLFQAIGASALPSLAVVLFSKYIPVNRRGNAMAVVAASASLGFGMGPLFGGVLTEQWGWNYLFLVPFAVLVILPIIRRNLPSEAIQKVKFDVFGAILIGVSVGGVLLFVTSGIYIALIFSIPAMFLLWKHIHKAEIPFIQSELLHYRSYLLLLLMPFTSFFMNFATLFTIPILLSELFNKNPLETGLIIFPGAILAAFSANLAGKVIDRKGPVNVIRAGLAFLFIAYILFAFFANVSPYASLGIIIIAISGSNILLASANNEVSRILPATFIGSGMGLIQLSQFVGGAFGAGVAGMLISVQQQLPQEEIFRNLFFVYIGWMIIAHIVFHLYLRSKKAGRNIAHDNSLSS, via the coding sequence GGGAATCGGGATGTTTCTGATGACGATGAATACGACTATGTTTAATGTCGCGCTCCCTACGGTTATTACGGAATTTCAGATCCCTTCATCGGTTGCCACCTGGATTGTCTCCGGATATTCCGTCGTGTTTGCGTTATCTGCGATAACATTCAGCCGTTTATCAGATTATGTGCCAATCCGCAGACTGATCAGTTTCGGGCTGCTCGTTTTAGGTATATCCTCACTGATCGGATTTTTTTCCAACTCGTTTCTTTTTTTACTTCTTGCCCGCCTTTTTCAAGCAATTGGTGCAAGTGCGCTCCCCAGTTTAGCTGTTGTCCTCTTTTCAAAATATATCCCGGTAAACAGGCGTGGGAACGCGATGGCGGTCGTTGCGGCCTCCGCGTCATTAGGATTTGGGATGGGACCGCTTTTCGGAGGAGTGCTTACAGAGCAATGGGGATGGAATTATTTGTTTCTTGTCCCTTTTGCCGTGTTGGTGATTTTGCCGATCATTCGCAGGAATCTGCCTTCTGAAGCTATACAAAAAGTGAAGTTTGATGTATTTGGGGCGATATTGATTGGCGTATCTGTAGGCGGCGTACTATTGTTTGTGACGAGTGGGATCTACATTGCGCTCATTTTTTCGATTCCTGCTATGTTCCTCTTATGGAAACATATACATAAGGCTGAAATTCCTTTTATCCAGTCTGAATTGCTTCATTATCGAAGTTACTTGTTGTTGCTTCTTATGCCTTTCACTTCTTTCTTTATGAACTTTGCAACGTTATTTACGATTCCGATTCTTTTATCCGAGCTTTTTAATAAAAATCCGTTGGAAACAGGACTCATTATTTTTCCGGGAGCAATTTTAGCAGCATTTTCTGCAAACTTAGCAGGGAAAGTCATCGATCGCAAAGGACCGGTGAATGTGATCCGGGCAGGCTTGGCGTTTCTATTCATCGCTTATATACTGTTCGCATTTTTTGCAAATGTATCGCCATATGCCTCGCTTGGCATTATCATCATCGCCATTTCCGGCTCGAACATTTTGCTTGCAAGCGCGAATAATGAGGTATCAAGAATACTACCGGCAACGTTTATCGGTTCAGGCATGGGGCTCATACAATTATCCCAATTTGTGGGAGGCGCTTTCGGTGCCGGAGTCGCGGGAATGCTTATTTCCGTTCAGCAGCAATTGCCTCAAGAAGAGATTTTCCGAAATTTATTTTTCGTTTATATAGGCTGGATGATCATTGCCCATATTGTTTTTCATCTTTATTTGCGTTCAAAAAAAGCCGGACGTAATATTGCACATGACAACAGCTTATCCAGTTAA